The following proteins are co-located in the Paenibacillus sp. JNUCC32 genome:
- a CDS encoding bifunctional transcriptional activator/DNA repair enzyme AdaA, with amino-acid sequence MISAANQQEYYQALLEKKSEYEGVFYVGVKTTGVFCRPTCPARKPKMENCEFYETAQEALLASFRPCKRCRPLSHPNQVSDLVRLLVEAVEENPEKRWTNQDFQKLSVDASTARRQFKKRFGMTFVEYARARRMGLALKQIREGHAVIDAQLSTGYESSSGFRDAFSRIMGAAPSRSGHHNILKASWIDTRLGPMMAIADEEALYLLEFVDRRGLEREVERLRQRTKSAIIPGHTAPIRSIELELAAYFDGKLTEFKTPLFLLGSPFQQEVWDRLLRIPPGQTSSYGEIAAAMGRPTAYRAVAQANGANQLAIVIPCHRVINTSGELGGYGGGLSRKQWLLHHEQSISAGTKNPLP; translated from the coding sequence GTGATATCGGCTGCCAATCAGCAGGAGTATTACCAGGCGCTGCTGGAAAAGAAATCGGAGTACGAGGGCGTGTTTTATGTAGGCGTGAAGACTACAGGAGTGTTCTGCCGCCCGACATGCCCGGCCCGGAAACCGAAGATGGAAAACTGCGAATTTTACGAGACGGCTCAAGAAGCGCTGCTTGCATCCTTCAGGCCTTGCAAACGCTGCCGTCCGCTATCGCACCCCAATCAGGTATCGGACCTGGTCCGGCTGCTCGTAGAAGCCGTTGAGGAGAATCCGGAGAAAAGGTGGACCAACCAGGACTTTCAGAAGCTGTCCGTGGATGCTTCGACGGCAAGGCGCCAATTCAAGAAGCGGTTCGGGATGACCTTCGTCGAATACGCACGGGCACGGCGAATGGGACTTGCCCTGAAGCAAATCCGAGAGGGGCATGCCGTCATCGATGCGCAGCTGTCGACCGGCTACGAGTCGAGCAGCGGTTTTAGGGATGCGTTTTCCCGCATCATGGGCGCGGCGCCTAGCCGATCGGGGCACCATAACATCTTAAAGGCTTCATGGATCGACACGCGTCTCGGACCAATGATGGCTATTGCCGATGAAGAGGCGTTGTATCTGCTCGAATTCGTGGACCGCCGGGGCCTGGAGCGTGAGGTTGAACGTCTCCGGCAGAGAACCAAGTCGGCGATCATTCCGGGCCATACGGCTCCGATCCGTTCGATCGAGCTGGAGCTCGCAGCGTATTTTGACGGGAAGTTAACGGAATTCAAGACGCCCTTGTTCTTGCTGGGCTCGCCGTTTCAACAAGAAGTGTGGGACCGATTGCTGCGGATTCCCCCCGGCCAAACGTCTTCGTATGGCGAAATCGCAGCGGCGATGGGAAGACCGACCGCGTATCGCGCCGTTGCCCAAGCGAATGGCGCCAATCAGCTTGCGATTGTCATTCCATGCCACCGCGTGATCAATACGAGCGGTGAGCTCGGCGGATATGGCGGCGGTCTGTCGCGAAAGCAGTGGTTGCTGCATCATGAGCAGTCAATCAGTGCTGGAACTAAGAATCCCCTTCCTTAA
- a CDS encoding carbohydrate ABC transporter permease, with protein MPTAMRSKGFIAIALLPALLLFLIFVIIPVFWSAYYGFFSWKGFGDATFIGLDNYREMFKDPIFWRALRNNLILVVSSIIGQVPIALILAIVLFKNSFFSRFIRSAVFMPMVLSTVVVGLIWGYIYHPQFGIANYVLEMLGLESWTRAWLSDPKVNMLAISIPINWANIGPYLVIFIAALQNISPEIHDAAKIDGSTGWNKLMQITLPMVWSTVVVTIVLCISGSLKAFDHVIVMTGGGPAQSTELLATYMYNSTFSVYRYGYGSAVSTMIMIVSAILIALNYFATRRKSS; from the coding sequence ATGCCTACAGCGATGAGAAGCAAAGGATTTATAGCCATAGCTCTTCTTCCTGCGCTTCTGTTGTTTCTGATATTTGTCATCATTCCGGTTTTTTGGTCAGCTTACTACGGATTTTTCAGTTGGAAAGGGTTCGGAGACGCCACGTTCATCGGCCTTGACAATTATAGAGAGATGTTCAAGGATCCGATCTTCTGGCGGGCGCTTCGAAACAACCTGATTCTGGTCGTATCGTCCATTATCGGCCAGGTTCCGATCGCGTTGATTCTGGCTATCGTATTGTTCAAGAATTCGTTCTTCTCCAGGTTCATCCGGTCAGCCGTCTTCATGCCGATGGTTCTCTCCACGGTGGTTGTCGGTCTCATCTGGGGTTACATTTACCACCCGCAGTTCGGGATTGCCAACTATGTGCTGGAGATGCTCGGCCTGGAGTCATGGACCCGTGCGTGGCTGTCCGATCCGAAGGTCAACATGCTGGCGATATCGATCCCGATTAACTGGGCGAACATCGGCCCTTATCTGGTCATCTTTATCGCAGCGCTGCAAAATATTTCGCCAGAGATCCACGATGCGGCCAAAATCGATGGCTCCACCGGCTGGAACAAGCTGATGCAAATCACGCTGCCGATGGTCTGGAGCACGGTGGTCGTAACCATTGTGCTCTGTATCTCGGGAAGCCTGAAAGCTTTTGACCATGTCATCGTGATGACAGGCGGCGGACCGGCGCAGTCGACCGAGCTTCTTGCTACCTATATGTACAACAGCACGTTCAGCGTATACCGTTACGGTTACGGCTCCGCCGTTTCCACGATGATCATGATCGTCAGCGCCATTCTTATCGCGCTTAACTATTTCGCAACGCGCAGAAAGTCAAGTTAA
- a CDS encoding response regulator transcription factor, producing MIVDDEVIIRNGLSTVINWADNGFTVLTPAASAEEALQRIPVEMPEIIFTDIRMTGLSGLDMAHQVKQQHPEIEIIVISGYDEFAYAQQAMREGVSDYLLKTSRPGEIIEAAVQARERLLQRRLTQAKGKAQEMVVNRGFLRRLLASGTPLDEYAEAELCERYPELCLESNGSVLQIWMLSVYPLHPEEAEQSNVSELHRLIGTELAEVLQCAWLEWNGSLLLLVRAEPNHGWGRVDSALHKMESTHACRITAASGRRVASARELHIALATAVEASSYEWLLQSERHIRYEDIEGRTGIRTVCSMEEETKLSSLLRSGESADLQAWVADLLRRIQSQGQATPGSVQAYLHSLIVSAQRWLIRAATSIGYTSPVKVEETYDIRELTKNPEKVLVDSLGLIMKEYRDMVSTTSPVQRAISFIHEHLGQSLSLQQVAKHVHMNPNYFSEMFKKETGQNYIEFVTQAKLRKAMHLLRETPAKISEIANEIGYEDIKYFNRLFKKWTGLTPSEYRTNPES from the coding sequence ATGATCGTTGATGATGAAGTGATCATTCGAAATGGTTTGAGTACCGTGATCAATTGGGCGGATAACGGCTTTACGGTGCTGACGCCCGCGGCTTCGGCGGAGGAAGCCCTTCAGCGTATTCCCGTTGAAATGCCCGAAATCATATTTACGGACATACGCATGACAGGCCTGAGCGGATTGGACATGGCGCATCAAGTCAAGCAGCAGCATCCCGAGATCGAGATCATCGTCATCTCGGGATACGATGAATTCGCGTATGCGCAGCAGGCGATGCGGGAAGGCGTGAGCGATTACCTGCTGAAGACGAGCAGGCCCGGGGAAATTATCGAGGCTGCTGTCCAAGCCAGGGAACGGCTGCTGCAGCGCAGGCTTACACAAGCGAAGGGGAAGGCCCAGGAAATGGTGGTCAACCGGGGTTTTCTGCGAAGGCTGCTTGCTTCCGGCACTCCGCTGGATGAGTATGCCGAGGCCGAATTGTGTGAGCGATACCCGGAGCTGTGTTTGGAATCGAACGGTTCGGTGCTGCAGATCTGGATGCTGTCGGTATATCCGCTGCATCCAGAAGAGGCGGAGCAATCGAACGTTAGCGAGCTGCATCGATTAATCGGCACGGAGCTGGCCGAAGTGCTGCAATGCGCGTGGCTGGAATGGAACGGCTCCCTGCTTCTGTTGGTGCGGGCAGAGCCGAATCATGGCTGGGGGCGGGTAGATTCCGCTCTGCATAAGATGGAATCCACGCATGCCTGCCGCATCACGGCTGCCAGCGGCCGCCGGGTCGCAAGCGCCAGGGAGCTGCACATTGCGCTGGCTACCGCGGTAGAGGCCAGCTCCTACGAGTGGCTGCTGCAATCGGAACGGCATATCCGTTATGAAGATATCGAAGGACGTACAGGCATCCGCACGGTATGTTCGATGGAAGAAGAGACCAAGCTGTCATCCCTGCTGCGTTCGGGGGAATCCGCCGACTTGCAGGCATGGGTGGCGGATCTGCTGCGGCGTATCCAAAGCCAGGGCCAGGCAACGCCCGGCTCGGTTCAGGCTTACCTGCATTCCCTGATCGTTTCGGCACAGCGCTGGCTCATACGGGCTGCGACGTCTATCGGCTATACCAGTCCGGTGAAAGTGGAAGAGACGTACGATATCCGCGAGTTGACCAAGAATCCGGAGAAGGTGCTGGTCGATTCGCTCGGTCTCATCATGAAGGAGTACCGTGATATGGTGTCGACGACAAGTCCCGTCCAGCGAGCGATCTCCTTCATTCATGAGCACCTGGGACAGAGCTTGTCTCTCCAACAAGTAGCCAAGCATGTTCATATGAACCCCAACTATTTCAGCGAAATGTTCAAGAAGGAGACCGGACAGAATTACATCGAATTCGTAACCCAGGCGAAGCTTCGGAAAGCGATGCACCTGCTGCGGGAAACGCCGGCCAAAATCAGTGAAATCGCGAATGAAATCGGCTACGAGGATATCAAATATTTTAACCGCCTGTTCAAAAAGTGGACCGGACTGACCCCTTCGGAGTATCGGACAAATCCCGAATCCTGA
- a CDS encoding carbohydrate ABC transporter permease, producing MNLQTTGTGSTSGKRVITKGLTGFVKLLLIVYAILTLYPLYWLFTSAFKSNQDFFNNPYGLPKEWMTENLFRAWELGNMGRAMINSTVVTITAVVLTILLSVLAAYVLSRFQFRFKKLVVVLFTTGLLIPIHSTLVPLFIMMKNIGLLDTYGALILPYTAFELPIAIFLAMAYMSSIPREIEEAAMIDGSGWWGIFGRMILPLCTPIVATISILAFLRFWNDFSFALVFINTQALKTLPLSLSLFSDGFGTDYSLTMGAMAIAVIPTIVAYLILQEQIMKGMVAGSIKG from the coding sequence GTGAATTTACAGACGACCGGGACCGGAAGTACCTCAGGGAAACGCGTCATCACGAAGGGGTTAACCGGATTCGTAAAATTGCTGCTGATTGTGTATGCGATTCTTACGCTCTATCCCTTGTACTGGCTTTTTACGAGCGCGTTTAAATCGAACCAGGATTTCTTCAACAACCCTTACGGCTTGCCGAAGGAGTGGATGACCGAGAATTTATTCCGGGCATGGGAGCTCGGAAATATGGGCCGAGCGATGATCAATTCGACGGTTGTAACGATTACGGCCGTCGTGCTGACCATCCTGCTCAGCGTGCTGGCGGCGTATGTGCTGTCCAGATTCCAGTTTCGGTTTAAAAAGCTGGTGGTCGTATTGTTTACGACGGGGCTGCTGATTCCGATCCATAGTACGCTGGTGCCCCTGTTCATTATGATGAAAAATATCGGCCTGCTCGACACGTACGGCGCACTCATCCTGCCATATACGGCGTTTGAGCTGCCGATCGCGATCTTCCTGGCGATGGCGTACATGTCATCCATTCCAAGAGAGATTGAAGAAGCGGCCATGATCGACGGCAGCGGCTGGTGGGGAATCTTCGGCCGAATGATTCTGCCGCTCTGTACGCCGATTGTGGCAACGATATCGATTCTGGCATTCCTCCGATTCTGGAATGATTTCTCCTTCGCCCTCGTATTCATCAATACGCAGGCATTGAAGACGCTCCCGCTCAGCTTGTCCCTGTTCTCGGACGGCTTCGGCACGGATTACAGCCTGACGATGGGAGCGATGGCGATCGCGGTCATTCCGACGATCGTGGCCTACCTGATCCTGCAGGAGCAGATCATGAAGGGCATGGTGGCAGGATCCATTAAAGGTTAA
- a CDS encoding cache domain-containing sensor histidine kinase, giving the protein MQQWLGKSLKHKLSLLIIIATLVPLLFLGIFSFNIAKSLTEEKAKITGMNTLRQLEAYLDTMVKDVENISLFLIGHTGVQAYLKTEQSNYVQQTTVINFLTNLAFSKDYIANIIVEPLGSKDAISHKSLVRSEFRNITETVPDYYEHHPKWWSFVHRQWTFEGVRKVITLARPIRSTDKYKPIGNLQINLDQGVIANQFRQAVLEKTGFVLLLDENNRIIAGPPDMETNLTLADYYPAIGEFEGLSGNIDYGEGSSKKTILYKKMSSVNWKLVGIIPSQEYRSQNQYFIKLTAVAVTVAILLAIVLVLFLIQKITNPLSVLTKFLKNSSPEEPLPALPVKTVDEVGQLIISYNRLSSRIVKLTDEVKLNESLKKEADMHALQVQINPHFLYNTLSSIHWLALMNQDVKIAEMVGSLSDFLRFSLNNGQEYCTIQQEIMHVRHYVNIQTIRYPEKFEFKDHVEEDLYQHTMLKLLLQPLVENSMLHGILSRDGIGTITIRGHREPEGIRFVVEDDGIGMTAERLKWLQEQLVENPLQYEKGQTPRGSYGLRNVHKRLLLHYGKDAGLRVESTEGAGTRVMFTIPDLPEIQQSEISGKGDGDIEGHDR; this is encoded by the coding sequence ATGCAGCAATGGCTTGGGAAATCGCTAAAGCATAAATTGTCGTTGCTTATCATTATCGCTACGCTGGTGCCGCTGCTGTTTCTGGGTATTTTCTCTTTTAACATAGCCAAAAGCCTGACCGAAGAGAAGGCCAAAATTACGGGGATGAATACGCTCCGCCAACTGGAAGCTTACCTGGATACGATGGTCAAGGACGTGGAGAATATCTCGCTGTTTCTCATCGGGCATACCGGTGTTCAGGCCTATCTGAAGACCGAGCAGAGCAACTACGTTCAGCAGACGACGGTTATTAATTTTTTGACGAACCTGGCCTTTTCCAAAGATTATATCGCCAACATCATCGTTGAACCGCTCGGCAGCAAAGATGCGATTTCGCATAAATCTTTGGTACGCTCCGAGTTCCGGAATATTACCGAAACGGTTCCCGATTATTACGAACACCATCCCAAATGGTGGTCATTCGTTCACCGGCAGTGGACCTTTGAAGGCGTCAGGAAGGTCATCACGCTGGCCAGGCCGATTCGGAGCACGGATAAATACAAGCCGATCGGGAACCTGCAGATCAATCTGGATCAGGGCGTCATTGCCAATCAGTTCCGGCAAGCCGTCCTGGAGAAGACCGGATTCGTCCTTCTTCTTGACGAGAATAACCGGATTATCGCCGGTCCGCCGGATATGGAGACCAATTTGACGCTGGCGGATTATTATCCTGCGATTGGAGAGTTCGAGGGGCTTAGCGGCAATATTGACTATGGCGAGGGAAGCAGCAAGAAGACCATTCTCTATAAGAAAATGTCCAGCGTGAACTGGAAGCTCGTCGGCATCATTCCCTCGCAGGAATACCGTTCCCAGAACCAGTATTTCATCAAATTGACGGCGGTTGCGGTCACGGTGGCTATCCTGCTCGCCATTGTGCTGGTTCTTTTCCTGATCCAGAAGATTACGAATCCTCTGTCCGTCTTGACGAAATTCCTCAAGAACTCAAGCCCGGAAGAGCCGCTGCCGGCGCTGCCGGTCAAGACGGTCGACGAGGTCGGGCAGCTGATTATCAGTTATAACCGGCTCAGCTCCCGGATCGTGAAGCTTACCGATGAAGTGAAGCTGAACGAGTCGCTGAAGAAGGAGGCGGATATGCATGCGCTGCAGGTGCAGATCAATCCGCATTTCCTCTACAATACGCTGTCATCGATCCATTGGCTGGCGCTGATGAACCAGGATGTGAAGATTGCCGAGATGGTGGGGTCGCTCAGCGATTTTCTGAGGTTCAGCCTCAACAACGGGCAGGAATACTGCACGATACAGCAGGAGATCATGCATGTCCGCCATTACGTGAATATCCAAACCATCCGTTATCCGGAAAAATTCGAGTTTAAGGATCATGTGGAAGAGGATCTGTATCAGCACACCATGCTGAAGCTGCTGCTGCAGCCGTTGGTGGAGAATTCCATGCTGCATGGCATCCTGAGCCGTGACGGGATAGGGACGATTACGATTCGCGGACACCGCGAACCCGAAGGGATCCGCTTCGTGGTGGAGGATGACGGCATCGGGATGACGGCGGAGCGCCTGAAATGGCTCCAGGAGCAGCTGGTCGAAAATCCGCTGCAGTACGAGAAGGGACAAACCCCGCGCGGCAGCTACGGGCTGCGGAACGTCCATAAGCGGCTGCTCCTTCATTACGGGAAGGATGCGGGGCTGCGTGTGGAGAGCACCGAGGGTGCTGGGACGCGGGTGATGTTTACGATACCTGATTTACCTGAAATTCAACAATCGGAAATATCCGGCAAAGGGGATGGCGACATTGAAGGTCATGATCGTTGA
- a CDS encoding copper amine oxidase N-terminal domain-containing protein gives MITRKWTKMAASGAIAAAMLLSTAVQAQAAHKKDLEFLNVNHYVMTPDVKPVIVNGTVLVPLNTVKEYLKPMGLRWDNKNKTLTVNTGTDQVTLKMGSDVAEGKEKTYALSVPAQLMDGRVMAPARFMTELYDAEVRLDTKDGMVYIYTPEVDLLTAEENSNVKLYPVSASKYGRYEGMVVEVEGRKRVFKDWHGGEATRKPVIHYQDVTGDGKPDVVVFYVDGTGTGLYAGEMHVVDAGSLEEIPIESLEQAVSSHVKSSIEKEADHFTVKVTVDGKESVQKFKDDSKDKSYLFDKLGFGAVVRHRLAEGRLLTEAAGSMSPAGFAGDLRITYRFNEELNRFEVDDMEYRRLEERGQ, from the coding sequence ATGATAACCCGGAAATGGACAAAAATGGCTGCAAGCGGCGCTATAGCGGCCGCAATGCTGTTAAGTACGGCGGTACAGGCCCAGGCCGCGCACAAGAAGGACTTGGAATTTTTAAACGTCAATCATTATGTAATGACGCCGGATGTCAAACCCGTCATCGTGAACGGCACAGTGCTGGTCCCCCTGAACACGGTCAAGGAATACTTGAAGCCTATGGGGCTCCGCTGGGATAACAAGAATAAGACGCTAACCGTCAACACGGGCACCGATCAAGTCACCCTGAAAATGGGAAGCGACGTTGCCGAGGGAAAAGAGAAGACCTACGCCCTGTCCGTTCCCGCGCAGCTTATGGATGGTCGCGTCATGGCTCCCGCCCGATTCATGACGGAGCTGTACGATGCTGAAGTCCGCTTGGATACGAAGGATGGCATGGTTTACATTTATACGCCGGAGGTTGACCTGTTGACGGCGGAGGAGAACAGCAATGTGAAGCTGTATCCGGTCAGCGCATCGAAATATGGCAGATATGAAGGCATGGTGGTCGAGGTAGAAGGCAGGAAGCGGGTCTTTAAGGACTGGCATGGAGGAGAGGCTACGCGTAAACCGGTCATTCATTACCAGGATGTCACAGGCGATGGAAAGCCGGACGTTGTTGTGTTCTACGTGGACGGGACGGGCACCGGTCTGTACGCGGGGGAGATGCATGTAGTGGATGCCGGTTCTCTGGAGGAAATCCCGATCGAATCGCTGGAGCAGGCCGTATCGAGCCATGTGAAATCCAGCATCGAGAAGGAAGCGGATCACTTTACGGTTAAGGTTACGGTTGACGGAAAGGAAAGCGTCCAGAAGTTCAAGGACGATTCCAAAGATAAAAGCTATCTATTTGATAAGCTTGGCTTCGGAGCCGTTGTCAGACATCGTTTGGCGGAAGGACGGCTTCTTACGGAAGCGGCAGGAAGCATGAGCCCGGCCGGTTTTGCCGGGGATCTCCGAATAACATACCGATTTAATGAAGAGCTGAACCGGTTTGAGGTGGATGACATGGAATATCGTCGCTTGGAAGAGCGAGGGCAATAA
- a CDS encoding virginiamycin B lyase family protein, with product MQITIQEYKIANRESGPYGIAAGRDGAIWFTEQKGNRIGRITKGGDMRTFDVPTPDAGVMSILSAPNGDLWFTEYKANKIGRMTIEGTITEYDLPRAGSYPSYITAGPDGALWFTENQNNCIGRITVDGEIAEYRIPTEQSGPVGITAGADGALWFVQINGNQIGRITTAGEITEFKLPSGNARPHAIAAGAREDLWFTEWGANRIGRMTCTGDITEYPIPTPSAEPHGITVDSGGEVWFAEECDQIGRFIVQYEES from the coding sequence ATGCAGATCACGATACAGGAGTACAAGATAGCGAACCGGGAGTCGGGACCTTATGGCATTGCGGCAGGACGAGACGGGGCCATCTGGTTCACGGAGCAAAAAGGAAACCGGATCGGACGAATCACCAAGGGAGGGGATATGCGTACTTTCGATGTCCCGACACCGGATGCGGGGGTCATGTCCATCCTCTCTGCCCCTAACGGGGACCTCTGGTTCACGGAGTACAAAGCGAATAAAATCGGACGGATGACAATAGAAGGGACAATCACGGAATACGACTTGCCGCGCGCAGGCTCGTACCCTTCCTATATCACGGCCGGTCCGGACGGCGCGCTGTGGTTTACGGAAAACCAAAACAACTGCATCGGCCGGATTACGGTAGACGGGGAGATCGCCGAGTACCGGATTCCAACCGAGCAATCAGGGCCTGTCGGCATCACGGCAGGTGCCGATGGCGCCCTGTGGTTCGTTCAAATCAACGGCAATCAAATCGGACGGATCACGACGGCCGGGGAGATTACGGAATTCAAGCTCCCGTCCGGGAATGCCAGACCCCATGCCATCGCGGCGGGAGCTCGCGAAGATTTATGGTTTACGGAGTGGGGAGCCAACCGGATCGGACGAATGACATGTACCGGGGACATTACCGAGTACCCGATCCCCACCCCCTCAGCCGAGCCTCACGGCATTACCGTGGATTCCGGCGGCGAGGTATGGTTCGCCGAGGAATGCGATCAGATCGGCCGTTTCATCGTTCAATATGAGGAGTCCTGA
- a CDS encoding extracellular solute-binding protein, translated as MRPKRKIGLVLLMMTLVLAACGGGQSKEQAGGNEGDQEKVKLTIWHNFAGDDLRAKSVRSFIDQFAQDHPEVTLDAQAIPPDGYRQRLSTVAAANEMPDVFFVYAGSQSAELHQAKLLQPITEVLDAHSDWKDKFLPGAFDPYEFEDGQIYSAPLGMSATSILYYNKALFDKHNVKVPTTWEEMMAAVKTFNDNGITPIALGNKAPWVAQSTIIGSIADRVTGTEWFKKAAAQDGAKFTDPEFIEALGYFKELVDNKAFQEGANSIDNTQAEQYFIQGNAAMMISGAWTLTNLAASSSEEQMKDIEVTTLPAIPGGKGEANTISGGAGGGLALSSRTEGKAKELALELIYAVSGPEAQKAIAESNSMVMYDTEIDESKVTSLYYKAFNLVKSTGITPVYDAYLSAEAAEVINNGLQEIMMGGAVEGVAQKLQDAQARSATP; from the coding sequence ATGAGACCAAAACGTAAAATAGGTCTTGTACTGCTGATGATGACACTGGTTCTTGCAGCTTGCGGAGGCGGGCAAAGCAAAGAGCAGGCCGGAGGGAACGAAGGCGATCAAGAAAAGGTCAAGCTGACCATCTGGCATAACTTTGCCGGTGACGACCTGCGCGCGAAATCAGTCCGAAGTTTTATCGATCAATTTGCTCAGGACCATCCTGAAGTTACGCTCGACGCGCAAGCGATTCCGCCGGACGGTTACCGTCAGCGTCTGAGCACCGTTGCGGCTGCGAATGAAATGCCGGACGTGTTCTTCGTTTATGCGGGAAGTCAGTCGGCCGAGCTTCATCAAGCGAAGCTGCTTCAACCGATCACGGAAGTGTTGGACGCCCATTCCGATTGGAAGGACAAATTCCTGCCGGGCGCATTTGATCCATACGAGTTCGAGGACGGCCAGATTTACTCCGCTCCACTGGGCATGTCCGCAACATCGATTCTCTACTACAACAAAGCGTTGTTTGACAAACATAACGTAAAAGTTCCGACGACTTGGGAAGAAATGATGGCGGCGGTTAAAACGTTCAACGATAACGGCATTACGCCGATCGCCCTCGGAAACAAAGCGCCGTGGGTTGCGCAATCCACCATTATCGGATCGATTGCCGACCGCGTGACCGGCACCGAATGGTTCAAAAAAGCGGCAGCACAGGATGGCGCGAAATTCACCGATCCTGAGTTTATCGAAGCACTTGGCTATTTCAAAGAGCTCGTCGACAACAAAGCATTCCAAGAAGGTGCCAACAGCATCGACAACACGCAAGCCGAGCAGTATTTCATCCAAGGCAATGCAGCGATGATGATCAGCGGCGCGTGGACGCTCACCAACTTGGCGGCTTCTTCCTCCGAAGAGCAGATGAAGGATATTGAAGTGACGACTCTGCCTGCGATCCCTGGAGGCAAAGGCGAAGCTAACACCATCTCCGGCGGAGCTGGCGGCGGTCTGGCCCTTAGCAGCAGAACGGAAGGGAAAGCGAAAGAATTGGCGCTCGAACTGATTTATGCCGTGAGTGGACCGGAAGCGCAAAAAGCGATTGCCGAGAGCAATTCCATGGTCATGTACGATACCGAAATCGATGAGTCGAAAGTTACTTCCTTGTACTACAAAGCCTTTAACCTGGTGAAATCCACAGGCATTACGCCGGTATACGATGCTTATCTGTCTGCAGAAGCGGCTGAAGTCATCAACAACGGCCTGCAGGAAATCATGATGGGCGGTGCCGTCGAAGGCGTGGCCCAGAAGCTGCAGGATGCGCAAGCCCGATCCGCTACTCCATAA